In Fulvia fulva chromosome 8, complete sequence, the DNA window GCAGTGCGGAGCACGAGTAGGTATAGCAGGTGGCGTGACATCGTACAGACATCCGTCAGCAGTACCTGCGGCGAGAACGCTGGTGCGCTGTACCTGCATACACCCATTGGCTGTACCAATAAAAGAATCTCAAAAATCTGCCGTGCGGCACGTTGTCTTATTGTTTGCTGTCTGCAGATGGACGGGTGGACGGAAGCGGAGCAGAGGCGCTCGTGCACCACCTTGTGTGATGTTACACGGCAGGGTTGGTGACCGGCTCGTGCGATGATGTCTGGGGTCAGCGAGCGTCTGGACAATGGAGAGAGTGTTGCGGGGGAACGCTTGAGTGCTGTTTTCATGGTTTGACGAAGGTTGATATACTGTCACCTCGAAGTCTTGTGGTATTTCTGCCCACAGAAGACTGAGCGGCCAATGTTCTCAGTGTCTGCTTGATCTCGGTCTTGTGAACGATAGCCGCCCGACTGGAAGCACCGTTCGAGCAGCAAGAAGTATCACTGCAGGCTGAAGGGCTCTCTCGAGCCATACCGATCTCGCTCAAGACGTGCAGCCGCGTCCCTTCGAAATGGACGCTCGAATAGACGCCAGCTCCAGGTACAGCTGCATATCACTGCGGCGATTGTCACCAGTGCTTGGCTGATGGATGGTCCATGCAGGACCTCGCGTTGTACAGAGGTCAGCAGCAGAAGTACGAGTCACGACGATTCTCTACGGAATCGTCGGAGCTTTGCAAAGGGACCATGAGATGGCGCAGCGCGACATGAAGAAGAGGCCAGTGTTGCAGATTGCCCTCTACGATATGCTCGTATCCTTCAATGTTCCGATCTGCGGTATTGTCAGTGCTGATGGGAGCTTGCTAGTGTCGACAAGCATTTCCTCCGAAGGTGCTGGAGATGCGGCTGCATTGTCTCCAGCATCGCACGGCCATCGGTCTATCGTTCGAGGGTGTCCTGGTATGATGACTTGGTAGTTTGCGAATCTTACATCGTTGCAGTCTGCATCGCGCTTCAGGAGATGAAGTCAAGGTCAAGGTCGTCGCGTGGCAAGTGGGCTGCGTGCCTTCCTCCTTTCACATGAGCAACTTTGTCTCGACTTCGAACCTCAACTTTCGCAACATTTCCCCGTAACACACCGCACATCCGTCGCTCCAATTGCTCAGAACACGTTCTTCGGGAGCGTCATGGACGCCACCTTGCGTTGCAATGACCTGACTTGCCGGGCACAAGTCGACGATCGTGCTGTGGTTACGACATGCAGGTGAAGCATCGCCAACTTCACCCGCGAAATACCATTGAGGCTGACATCGACCACCAGCCACGTCTTCTGCCTAAACTGCGCCGATCGCCTCGATCTCAGCGCACCAAAGGATGGCCAGCGCAAATGTCCTGCTTGTGCGACGTGGTTGCTCAACCCAGACGATGCAGTCGTCACTTCCCTCGCTCCGACTGAAGACTACAAGACCAGCATCCTGAGCGGCCTTAGTCCAACGATCATCATGGAGTGTGCAGGCCGAGGCTTGAACTTCTGGGCGTACCAGATGGCGCAAGAGATGTCAGTGACGGCAGTTGTACCTCTGCCGGCCGATCTACTAACGTTTGGTCAGCACCTACCAAGAGTATCTCACCAAGACACTGTCAGATCGCTATGCTGGTCTGGACACGCACGTGCAAAGCATCATTCGTGAGGCGAACGACGAAGCTGCTCGCATGAGCGCTAAGCTGGATGGTGAGTCGATGGCGTGGCCGTCGATGGGCCAAGGTAAGGCTAATATGCCACAGCAATGCACACCGAGCAGGAGAGGGTCCTGTCGCATAATCAGAAAATCGAACGAGACTTCAAGGAGATGTCAAAGCGCTCAGCAAACTTCGAGAAGATGTACAGAGCTCTGAAGGCGCAGCAGATCAACGGAAATGTCGAGATCGCCGCTGAGCATGATGCGGACAATGTCATTCAAGGAGCTTCGCAGAACCCTGGAGGACAGTACCGCAGCTCGCACCAGCAGCAAGCGCCATCGGGTTTCCCACGCCGCAGCAACAGCAATGGAAGTGGTGGCAGTGATGAGCGCAGACGCATGACTTTGCAGCCTGGTACTGGCTACAGCAGCCAGGGATATGTGCCACTGGG includes these proteins:
- a CDS encoding E3 ubiquitin-protein ligase CCNB1IP1 — protein: MDATLRCNDLTCRAQVDDRAVVTTCSHVFCLNCADRLDLSAPKDGQRKCPACATWLLNPDDAVVTSLAPTEDYKTSILSGLSPTIIMECAGRGLNFWAYQMAQEITYQEYLTKTLSDRYAGLDTHVQSIIREANDEAARMSAKLDAMHTEQERVLSHNQKIERDFKEMSKRSANFEKMYRALKAQQINGNVEIAAEHDADNVIQGASQNPGGQYRSSHQQQAPSGFPRRSNSNGSGGSDERRRMTLQPGTGYSSQGYVPLGSRRGMTSSHSGPVPTNNRQRLPANLPQPTFGSYNASLLGREAGGGSHRQGTALNGSYSRGGQGDSPSGGFGLSAGSLRIVPAPSNPTSTTPNLGAPSAPGIHDTLRSNLHHLAPAPKASTTAATTTSPLQSLHPLESRLSNWRHQQETLKMSLLRRQFGIAEPVKRQMELSIVRAGEWRPSVLGGHGTAGLHADILSGRDCELGWEDVFEGDVMREGMDFHAEMEGRFRMNW